The proteins below come from a single Candidatus Bathyanammoxibius amoris genomic window:
- a CDS encoding DUF4340 domain-containing protein, with the protein MRLKSTLILLGIVIVLVLFVQLYEKHKPSTDEWQRQAMTVFPGFKPGMVKKLEIKREDGLIVLERLDPSRWALKKPLEIKADAPEVNSILSELEFLKKIGTVETEEGKPLELASYGFDKPQAVTSYWTSPTDKHTFLVGSKRAGGSDVYIKHEDSDEIYMVSGTLLENLTKTLSELRSKDVLDIDPNAVDRIELKYASGEVIECAKSGSNWRVVKPISDRGDNEKIMQLIYNLNALVIDKNDFITDEPKDLSIFGLVNPQITATTYQKGVSQDVLLGHTRDNKVYAKCGQGSAVFFLKDMVVGLFKKTPNELRAKKLTEEVDLLYVTNCDIKTRDQTIKIRKTVQYDYEITEPVNVLADRDAFKGFLEAIKNMKIQNFVDDNPEDLNKYGLKDPAAEITITIKDKKDPVKIQVGDKDKRGALCYVRRTGETPVFSVKTDKFYGPATKGYLAFRDRLMLEFNRDEARKVEVSRKDRHFVANWKEGPKEKWELSEPVAVDCDEELVNNIIWTLSFLKAEAHEEESPGDLAKYGLDTPRIRATITYLEDVYAEEEAPESAGEAESGPEGEDIFLADKGSEEVPVSKTVLIGNKVKEGENVDSYAMIEGGDIVFHISWTDARYLEGDLASKVVVRFDSNTANKVHLKFPEKETLYEKTAEIWKKLKPEEKEVTSKEVDAVLYSLRNLKADSIAEYKGTGLTKYGLDKPQVEITVNDDSGEKVLVMARQSEGKDYFAKASDSDFIYVISNLNVQKLIKGQPIVDLKPPPEGAMGGSYGGGHGGSYGGGHGGSYGGGHGGSYGGGHGGSYGGGHGGSSGGGHGGSSGGGHGGSYSGGHGGSYGGGH; encoded by the coding sequence ATGAGGTTGAAGAGCACCCTTATACTTCTAGGCATAGTTATTGTGCTCGTACTGTTTGTCCAGCTCTACGAGAAGCACAAGCCCTCCACCGACGAATGGCAGCGTCAGGCCATGACGGTGTTCCCGGGGTTCAAGCCCGGCATGGTCAAAAAACTCGAGATCAAGAGAGAAGACGGCCTGATAGTTCTGGAGAGACTGGATCCTTCCCGCTGGGCGTTAAAGAAGCCCCTGGAAATCAAGGCCGATGCCCCGGAGGTCAACAGCATACTCAGCGAACTCGAGTTCCTCAAAAAGATAGGCACCGTTGAGACCGAGGAAGGCAAGCCCCTAGAGCTGGCAAGTTACGGGTTTGACAAGCCGCAGGCCGTGACCTCTTACTGGACCAGCCCCACCGACAAGCACACGTTCCTGGTAGGTTCAAAGAGAGCGGGTGGCAGCGACGTATACATAAAACACGAAGACTCGGATGAAATATACATGGTCTCCGGTACGCTGCTTGAGAATCTGACCAAGACGCTTAGCGAACTCAGGAGCAAAGACGTACTGGACATAGACCCCAACGCCGTAGACAGGATTGAACTTAAGTACGCCTCCGGCGAAGTAATAGAATGCGCCAAGAGCGGTTCGAACTGGAGAGTGGTAAAGCCCATATCCGACAGGGGCGATAACGAAAAGATAATGCAGCTTATCTATAACCTTAACGCGCTTGTAATAGACAAAAACGACTTTATAACGGACGAACCAAAGGACCTGTCCATCTTCGGCCTGGTGAATCCACAGATTACCGCCACCACCTATCAGAAGGGCGTATCGCAGGACGTGCTGCTGGGGCATACGCGTGATAACAAGGTCTATGCGAAGTGCGGCCAGGGCTCGGCCGTATTCTTCCTTAAGGACATGGTCGTAGGACTGTTCAAAAAAACCCCCAACGAACTCAGGGCTAAGAAGCTGACTGAAGAAGTAGACCTGCTTTACGTGACGAACTGCGATATCAAAACCAGGGACCAGACCATAAAGATTCGGAAGACGGTGCAGTATGATTATGAGATTACCGAACCGGTAAACGTGCTTGCCGACAGGGACGCCTTCAAAGGCTTTCTTGAGGCGATAAAGAACATGAAGATACAGAACTTCGTGGATGATAACCCGGAAGACCTCAATAAATACGGCCTCAAGGACCCTGCGGCGGAAATAACCATCACCATAAAGGACAAGAAGGACCCCGTGAAGATACAGGTGGGCGACAAGGACAAGAGGGGCGCGCTGTGTTATGTGAGGAGGACGGGTGAAACACCCGTATTCTCCGTGAAGACCGACAAGTTCTACGGGCCCGCGACCAAGGGGTACCTGGCCTTTCGTGACAGGCTGATGCTGGAGTTTAACAGGGACGAAGCCCGCAAAGTGGAGGTAAGCAGAAAAGACCGCCATTTTGTGGCCAACTGGAAAGAAGGACCAAAGGAAAAATGGGAACTGAGTGAGCCGGTCGCGGTTGACTGCGACGAAGAATTGGTAAACAATATTATATGGACCCTTTCCTTCCTCAAGGCCGAGGCGCATGAGGAAGAGTCGCCCGGAGACCTTGCAAAGTACGGGCTCGATACGCCGAGGATAAGGGCCACCATAACCTACCTGGAAGACGTGTACGCGGAGGAAGAGGCGCCGGAATCAGCGGGTGAAGCCGAGAGCGGTCCGGAGGGTGAAGACATCTTCCTGGCTGACAAGGGTTCGGAAGAGGTACCTGTCAGCAAGACCGTGCTCATCGGGAATAAGGTGAAAGAGGGCGAAAACGTCGACTCATACGCCATGATTGAGGGGGGCGACATTGTATTTCATATAAGCTGGACTGACGCAAGGTATCTGGAGGGCGATCTGGCCTCCAAGGTGGTTGTCCGGTTTGACTCGAATACGGCCAACAAGGTACATCTGAAATTTCCGGAGAAAGAGACCCTTTATGAGAAAACGGCCGAGATATGGAAAAAGCTGAAGCCCGAAGAAAAGGAGGTCACCAGCAAAGAAGTTGACGCGGTCCTCTACAGCCTGAGGAACTTGAAGGCCGACTCCATTGCGGAATATAAAGGAACGGGACTTACAAAATACGGTTTGGATAAACCCCAGGTGGAGATTACGGTCAATGACGACAGCGGAGAGAAGGTCCTGGTAATGGCCAGGCAGTCAGAGGGAAAAGATTATTTCGCAAAGGCGAGCGACTCAGACTTTATCTATGTTATAAGTAACTTGAACGTACAGAAGTTGATAAAGGGACAACCCATCGTAGACCTCAAGCCGCCACCCGAAGGGGCCATGGGCGGCAGTTATGGTGGAGGCCACGGTGGCAGTTACGGCGGCGGCCATGGCGGAAGTTATGGCGGAGGCCACGGTGGAAGTTACGGTGGTGGCCATGGTGGCAGTTACGGTGGTGGCCATGGTGGCAGTTCCGGCGGTGGTCATGGCGGCAGTTCCGGCGGTGGTCATGGCGGCAGTTATAGTGGAGGCCACGGTGGCAGCTATGGCGGTGGTCATTAA
- a CDS encoding trypsin-like peptidase domain-containing protein — MIKGTALITPALFIFLASCPVSFGLTYDPPDSWQDKRAGLEERRFERRNAVVVAVEKVGPAVANISTERIVRVASNDPSFRERSELFGSFFENYFGAYENKKVETPLGSGVIIDPEGYIVTNEHVISMASKIIVTLSDGSTYDAKVVSTDHASDLAMLEVDSPEAFPYVKLGKSEDLMIGETVIALGNPLGFKNSVTIGVLSATDRDLSFLGRYGDVKYEGLIQTDALINPGNSGGPLVNINGELIGINVAIVSAAQGIGFAIPVDKVKETLVKLFDFQRINKVWLGVSVEGLPEGQYGTRIKSIEEGSPADGAGLREGDIVIEVDGIMVGDVLEFEKYLMNKEAGDKLELVAERDGRQKDFSLELGSVPVPSVDELAWERLGIGVQELTPELGEYLGLWWIDGGVLITAVDSAGPAAEIGLEPDYVIMRLGDYKISNLEQLALLLEKLEPGQTVYIGLAWADGSGAHQGYIQLKTR; from the coding sequence ATGATAAAAGGGACAGCCCTCATCACACCAGCCTTGTTTATCTTCCTGGCCAGTTGCCCGGTATCTTTTGGCCTCACCTACGATCCTCCGGACTCGTGGCAGGATAAAAGGGCCGGTTTGGAGGAACGCAGGTTTGAGAGGAGAAACGCGGTGGTCGTTGCTGTGGAAAAGGTGGGGCCTGCCGTGGCCAATATAAGCACCGAGCGCATAGTGAGGGTGGCGAGCAATGACCCTTCCTTCCGCGAGCGGAGCGAACTGTTCGGGAGTTTCTTTGAGAATTACTTTGGTGCCTACGAGAATAAGAAGGTGGAGACGCCCCTCGGTTCCGGGGTCATCATAGACCCTGAGGGCTATATAGTGACCAACGAGCACGTTATCAGCATGGCTTCGAAGATTATTGTCACCCTGTCGGACGGTTCTACCTACGACGCCAAAGTGGTGAGCACCGACCACGCGAGCGACCTCGCCATGCTTGAAGTAGACTCACCAGAGGCGTTTCCCTATGTAAAGCTGGGCAAGTCCGAAGACCTGATGATAGGGGAGACCGTAATCGCGCTGGGCAACCCCCTCGGGTTCAAGAATTCGGTTACTATAGGCGTCCTTAGTGCTACTGACAGAGACCTGTCCTTTCTAGGCAGGTACGGCGACGTGAAGTATGAGGGGCTGATCCAGACCGATGCCCTTATAAACCCGGGCAACAGCGGCGGCCCTCTGGTGAACATAAACGGAGAGCTTATTGGTATAAACGTGGCCATTGTCAGCGCGGCGCAGGGAATCGGGTTTGCCATCCCCGTGGATAAAGTTAAGGAGACACTCGTGAAACTCTTTGACTTCCAGCGGATAAACAAGGTCTGGCTGGGGGTGAGTGTGGAAGGGCTTCCGGAGGGGCAGTACGGTACCAGGATTAAGTCGATAGAGGAAGGCAGTCCCGCCGACGGCGCCGGTCTTCGCGAGGGAGACATAGTGATTGAGGTTGACGGGATAATGGTCGGCGATGTGCTTGAATTTGAAAAATATCTGATGAACAAGGAGGCGGGGGACAAGCTGGAGCTGGTGGCAGAGAGGGATGGCAGGCAAAAGGATTTTTCCCTCGAACTGGGCAGTGTTCCCGTGCCTTCAGTCGATGAGCTGGCATGGGAGAGACTGGGCATCGGTGTCCAGGAGCTGACTCCCGAGCTTGGCGAGTATCTGGGCCTCTGGTGGATTGATGGCGGCGTCTTGATAACGGCCGTAGACAGTGCGGGCCCTGCGGCGGAGATCGGCCTTGAACCGGACTACGTTATAATGAGACTGGGTGACTATAAGATATCAAACCTGGAGCAGTTGGCACTGCTCCTCGAAAAGCTTGAACCTGGCCAGACGGTATACATTGGCCTTGCCTGGGCAGACGGGTCTGGGGCACACCAGGGTTATATACAGCTTAAGACCAGGTAG
- a CDS encoding XRE family transcriptional regulator → MDKIAGRIEGFLRERSLSQKDFADALGFTPGYINDILRGRTTPSIRVVERMTQVFNISADWLMSGKGRKYGERRGRDWDERVEVVTPEELPKRGGKFGKRRNDFIALPVLDDTNVSQLHKKATDITSFPAENYHVVPFKRVRRPMTTFCHRVGNRDMEPTMPAGSIVAVDSSVRTPARLQGRLCAIKGKSVPVIRRLRVTKSHLVFEADAHTRHARPIHVKNCNINPIIGRVEWFDHPNTC, encoded by the coding sequence ATGGACAAGATTGCTGGCAGAATAGAGGGGTTCCTCCGGGAAAGGTCGTTATCGCAGAAGGATTTCGCGGACGCCCTGGGCTTTACACCCGGATACATAAACGACATCCTCCGGGGCAGGACTACTCCGTCAATCCGGGTGGTGGAACGAATGACTCAGGTATTCAACATCTCGGCCGACTGGCTCATGTCCGGAAAGGGGCGCAAATACGGCGAGAGACGGGGGAGAGACTGGGACGAGAGGGTAGAGGTCGTTACTCCGGAAGAACTCCCGAAAAGGGGGGGTAAATTCGGCAAAAGAAGGAACGATTTCATCGCCCTGCCCGTGCTTGACGACACTAACGTCTCGCAACTACACAAGAAGGCCACGGACATAACCTCCTTCCCTGCGGAAAACTACCATGTCGTACCCTTCAAACGGGTGAGAAGACCGATGACGACGTTCTGTCACAGGGTCGGCAATAGAGACATGGAACCTACCATGCCTGCCGGAAGCATCGTGGCCGTGGATTCATCGGTCAGAACACCTGCACGCCTTCAAGGCCGGCTCTGTGCCATCAAAGGAAAGTCCGTGCCCGTTATCCGGCGCCTCCGTGTAACAAAGTCACACCTTGTCTTCGAGGCCGACGCTCACACCCGGCATGCCAGGCCTATTCACGTCAAAAACTGCAACATAAATCCCATAATCGGCAGGGTAGAGTGGTTTGACCACCCTAATACATGCTGA
- a CDS encoding DUF1858 domain-containing protein, whose protein sequence is RVTCQPLAADYNMTALYLPMGISGFLEWGALCLFGYNIWKTVGQKPVREAQQDAGEKITVVTPETNVYQLVKQHPKTLDVLVNRGFKQLKNPMLLNTLARTVNIGTAVTIHTTDLGSLLKELNDAVDK, encoded by the coding sequence TGCGCGTTACGTGTCAACCGCTGGCTGCGGATTACAACATGACCGCCCTCTACCTCCCTATGGGCATAAGCGGCTTCCTGGAATGGGGCGCGCTGTGTCTCTTCGGCTACAACATCTGGAAGACAGTTGGCCAGAAACCTGTCAGGGAAGCGCAACAAGATGCGGGAGAGAAAATTACCGTGGTAACCCCCGAAACAAACGTTTACCAGCTGGTGAAACAACATCCGAAGACCCTTGACGTCCTGGTAAACCGGGGCTTTAAGCAGCTAAAGAACCCCATGCTCTTAAATACGCTGGCACGGACAGTTAACATAGGCACTGCTGTAACCATCCACACCACCGACCTAGGAAGCCTTCTGAAGGAACTCAACGACGCAGTTGACAAGTAG